A single region of the Diadema setosum chromosome 14, eeDiaSeto1, whole genome shotgun sequence genome encodes:
- the LOC140238088 gene encoding corticotropin-releasing factor-binding protein-like — protein sequence MTSLYCQSIFVVVMMFCSHTLGIEEQATHLRGDHVDISMLRRNVDDGHPTDDFYSRDLACRVDMVGLEGTYYYTARPENAGTVCATYLLAESNDLVEIEFTEFDVDCSDPENEVQFFDGWTMGYGSFPGVDDHPLTIAERVVNVCSQRSRVFRSHQNGAMITFKLTDAAASFAFTFRPIHNPEPCNVIAPEPSGAHTLRNYGNERNCSFSIIYPVTIHIWEMAVGGYDNGDARLRCHMGLDYVELLEGNSLDMSAMITEGSICGHVGSIVRQNGDGDSLNRNNHIVPGESSCQSDAFSIPLMCHNSVIRLVSSSQYVNEVSFRFNRLNIARSECPETDV from the exons GCTACCCATTTGCGAGGGGACCACGTTGACATTAGCATGCTTCGCAGGAACGTTGATGACGGCCACCCCACAGACGATTTCTATTCGAGGGACCTAG CGTGTAGGGTCGACATGGTTGGGTTGGAGGGTACCTACTACTACACGGCAAGGCCAGAGAACGCTGGAACGGTGTGCGCCACGTACCTTCTCGCCGAGTCAAACGACTTGGTCGAGATCGAGTTCACCGAATTCGATGTCGACTGCAGCGATCCTGAGAACGAAGTACAG TTCTTTGATGGTTGGACCATGGGATACGGGTCATTCCCGGGAGTGGATGACCATCCCTTGACCATCGCAGAGCGGGTGGTCAATGTGTGCAGCCAGAGAAGCCGCGTGTTCCGGTCTCATCAGAACGGGGCTATGATCACCTTCAAGCTGACCGATGCTGCAGCGAGCTTCGCATTCACTTTCAGGCCAATACACAACCCGGAGC CGTGCAACGTTATTGCTCCCGAACCAAGCGGTGCTCACACACTCCGTAACTATGGCAACGAGAGAAATTGCTCTTTCTCCATCATCTATCCGGTGACTATCCACATCTGGGAGATGGCAGTGGGAGGCTATGACAATGGTGACGCCAGACTCCGG TGCCACATGGGTCTGGACTACGTTGAACTCCTGGAGGGAAACTCTCTGGATATGAGCGCCATGATAACAGAAGGAAGTATCTGTGGTCACGTGGGTAGCATCGTCAGACAAAATGGCGACGGAGATTCGCTGAACAGGAACAATCACATTGTACCCGGGGAATCTTCCTGCCAGTCAG aTGCGTTCAGCATTCCTCTCATGTGCCACAATTCCGTCATCCGTCTAGTCTCCAGCAGCCAATATGTGAACGAGGTTAGCTTCCGCTTCAACAGGCTGAACATCGCTAGGAGTGAATGCCCCGAGACCGATGTTTGA